A window from Myxococcus fulvus encodes these proteins:
- the tmk gene encoding dTMP kinase: MFIDFEGIDGSGKTTLSNLLAGRLKKLGYRVAHAREGGELRSSTARRVRELTRDARLLEMSPRAEFFLNLARDAQQLEEVVAPALSRGEVCITDRYLYSQLALSGGGRGLPMSELRPACELASQGLWPDLVILVDVDPDLARWRKRLGKALTNKSEAGDSRKGMVGAGLAVRVRESFLALAKEDPRRWLIIENNDAPLHVLEQRLVDAVVARLEGRDTPVQRIVPAPASVPTGPVEVENVEARFFQALDTVEPREPALAVWMLGGLPGLAAHQRRLEFVERFPALTARGLQGLDDEPAWTLREVLAPLAPAQVAASLLGQTGARAAMLRERLYAQAPTEALQGLKGDSSPQAWALRERGVRDGKLSDVLLGLSGVDGEESWVVREAGMQRGLYAEVARSLGGLSDARSDALREALLPHDRLAVLRGTQGLDTPVARGLREALADKATKLVMRSLTGLATEEAWTLRERCAPKTKEALDSVDGMNDPRAWRLRVTHASRWPATVLSSLKGLPLGPEARVLIQRVLEAHPRKLPALRNAYAVIATAAALDTRATQARASRPAVEAPTQQVEL, translated from the coding sequence GTGTTCATCGACTTCGAGGGGATTGACGGCAGCGGCAAGACGACGCTCTCCAACCTGTTGGCCGGGAGGTTGAAGAAGCTCGGCTACCGGGTGGCGCACGCACGGGAAGGAGGCGAGCTGCGCTCGTCCACGGCCCGGCGCGTGCGGGAGCTGACTCGGGACGCTCGCCTGTTGGAGATGTCACCGCGCGCGGAGTTCTTCCTCAACCTGGCGCGCGACGCGCAACAGCTCGAGGAGGTCGTGGCGCCCGCGCTGTCGCGGGGCGAGGTGTGCATCACGGACCGCTACCTGTACTCGCAGCTGGCACTGAGCGGGGGAGGCCGGGGGCTGCCCATGTCGGAGCTCAGGCCCGCGTGCGAGCTGGCCTCGCAGGGCCTGTGGCCCGACCTGGTCATCCTGGTGGACGTGGACCCGGACCTGGCCCGCTGGCGCAAGCGGCTGGGCAAGGCGCTGACGAACAAGAGCGAGGCGGGCGACAGCCGCAAGGGCATGGTGGGCGCGGGCCTGGCGGTGCGCGTGCGCGAGTCCTTCCTCGCGCTGGCGAAGGAGGACCCGCGGCGCTGGCTCATCATCGAGAACAACGACGCGCCGCTGCACGTGCTGGAGCAGCGCCTGGTGGACGCGGTGGTGGCCCGACTGGAGGGGCGTGACACGCCCGTGCAGCGCATCGTCCCCGCCCCCGCATCGGTGCCCACGGGCCCCGTCGAGGTGGAGAACGTCGAGGCCCGCTTCTTCCAGGCGCTCGACACGGTGGAGCCGCGCGAGCCGGCGCTGGCGGTGTGGATGCTGGGCGGCCTGCCCGGACTCGCCGCGCATCAGCGACGCCTGGAGTTCGTGGAGCGCTTCCCCGCCCTCACGGCGCGGGGCCTCCAGGGCCTGGATGACGAGCCCGCGTGGACCCTGCGCGAGGTGCTCGCGCCGCTGGCGCCGGCCCAGGTGGCGGCGAGCCTCTTGGGTCAGACGGGCGCCCGCGCGGCGATGCTGCGGGAGCGACTGTATGCCCAGGCGCCCACGGAGGCGCTGCAGGGCCTCAAGGGCGACAGCTCGCCCCAGGCCTGGGCGCTGCGCGAGCGCGGCGTGCGCGACGGGAAGCTGAGCGACGTGCTGCTGGGCCTCTCCGGCGTGGACGGCGAGGAGTCCTGGGTGGTGCGCGAGGCGGGCATGCAGCGGGGGCTGTACGCGGAGGTGGCCCGCAGCCTGGGTGGGCTCTCCGACGCCCGCTCGGACGCGCTGCGCGAGGCGCTCCTGCCCCACGACAGGCTCGCGGTGCTGCGCGGGACGCAGGGGCTGGACACGCCGGTGGCCCGCGGCCTGCGCGAGGCGCTGGCGGACAAGGCCACCAAGCTGGTGATGCGCTCGCTGACGGGGCTCGCCACCGAGGAGGCCTGGACGCTGCGCGAGCGCTGCGCGCCGAAGACGAAGGAGGCGCTGGACTCGGTCGACGGGATGAACGACCCACGGGCGTGGCGCCTGCGGGTGACGCACGCGAGCCGCTGGCCGGCCACGGTGCTCTCCTCGCTCAAGGGCCTGCCGCTGGGACCCGAGGCGCGCGTGCTCATCCAGCGCGTGCTGGAGGCCCATCCCCGGAAGCTGCCCGCGCTGCGCAACGCCTATGCCGTCATCGCCACCGCGGCGGCGCTCGACACCCGGGCCACGCAGGCCCGCGCGAGCCGTCCGGCGGTGGAAGCACCCACGCAACAGGTCGAGCTCTGA
- a CDS encoding metallophosphoesterase, whose translation MHRKNRFNPLPLAVALTLVSGLASAGVLARDPYLQKVGPDTALVAFRLAANCSPEVRYGVGAANEVARSEDSGKVHAVVLTGLKPGTEYTYEVSACGLKTPAKSFRTAPVPGTRRVHFAAMGDFGTGGSDQRRVTARMLQTKPELFVALGDNAYPDGTEADFQEHLFVPMGELLGQVPLFASPGNHEYVTNQGQPYLDNLYMPTNNPEGSERYYSFDWGHVHFVSLDSNCAIGLSSAERCSLAKQKAWLETDLAGTTQPWKVVFFHHPPWSSGEHGSQLTMRRQFAPLFEKYGVDLVLTGHDHNYERSKPMKGDDVASSGGIPYLVVGGGGATLRAFDTSQPAWSAMRDNKAYGFLDVEVVDGLLTANLLTTDGKVLDSLTLRKDLPPVEEPPPADALSVTVEGERGVAPHRALFLATTTTDVPVSWDFGDGGSAQGRSAEHTYAKAGQYTVTATATFGAVTRTATSVVTVTTASGGGGGGTDAGTPDERPTPTVPGTPGTEDEPGGGSGGCAAGPTATLLPLAGLLFAGLMRRRRSGRSD comes from the coding sequence ATGCATCGGAAGAACCGCTTCAACCCCCTTCCCCTCGCCGTGGCCCTGACCCTGGTGTCGGGCCTGGCCTCCGCGGGCGTCCTCGCTCGCGACCCTTATCTCCAGAAAGTCGGACCCGACACGGCCCTGGTGGCGTTCCGCCTGGCGGCCAACTGCTCGCCCGAGGTGCGCTACGGCGTGGGAGCGGCCAACGAGGTCGCCCGCTCGGAGGATTCGGGCAAGGTCCACGCGGTGGTGCTCACGGGGCTCAAGCCCGGCACCGAGTACACCTATGAGGTCAGCGCCTGCGGCTTGAAGACGCCGGCCAAGAGCTTCAGGACGGCGCCCGTGCCCGGCACGCGCCGCGTGCACTTCGCCGCCATGGGGGACTTCGGCACGGGCGGCTCGGACCAGCGGCGCGTGACGGCCCGGATGCTCCAGACCAAGCCGGAGCTCTTCGTCGCCCTGGGTGACAACGCCTACCCGGACGGCACCGAGGCCGACTTCCAGGAGCACCTCTTCGTGCCCATGGGGGAGCTGCTCGGGCAGGTGCCGCTGTTCGCCTCGCCCGGCAATCACGAGTACGTGACGAACCAGGGTCAGCCGTACCTGGACAACCTCTACATGCCCACCAACAACCCGGAGGGCTCGGAGCGCTACTACTCGTTCGATTGGGGGCACGTGCACTTCGTGTCGCTCGACTCCAACTGCGCCATCGGCCTGTCGTCCGCGGAGCGCTGCTCGCTGGCGAAGCAGAAGGCGTGGCTGGAGACGGACCTGGCCGGCACCACGCAGCCGTGGAAGGTCGTCTTCTTCCACCACCCGCCCTGGTCCAGCGGCGAGCACGGCTCGCAGCTCACCATGCGCCGCCAGTTCGCGCCCCTGTTCGAGAAGTACGGGGTGGACCTGGTGCTCACCGGGCATGACCACAACTACGAGCGCAGCAAGCCGATGAAGGGCGACGACGTGGCGTCCTCGGGCGGCATCCCCTACCTGGTGGTGGGCGGCGGCGGCGCGACGCTGCGCGCGTTCGACACCAGCCAGCCGGCCTGGAGCGCCATGCGCGACAACAAGGCCTACGGCTTCCTGGACGTGGAGGTGGTCGACGGGCTGCTCACCGCGAACCTCCTGACGACGGACGGCAAGGTGCTCGACAGCCTCACGCTGCGCAAGGACCTGCCGCCCGTGGAAGAGCCGCCTCCAGCGGACGCGCTGTCCGTCACCGTGGAGGGCGAGCGCGGCGTGGCCCCCCACCGCGCGCTCTTCCTGGCGACCACGACCACGGACGTCCCGGTGAGCTGGGACTTCGGCGACGGCGGCTCGGCCCAGGGCCGCTCCGCGGAGCACACCTACGCCAAGGCGGGCCAGTACACCGTGACGGCCACGGCCACGTTCGGCGCGGTGACGCGCACCGCCACGTCCGTGGTGACCGTCACCACCGCGTCCGGCGGCGGAGGCGGGGGCACCGACGCGGGCACGCCCGACGAGCGCCCCACGCCCACCGTGCCCGGCACGCCCGGCACCGAGGATGAGCCCGGCGGCGGCTCCGGAGGCTGCGCGGCGGGGCCCACCGCCACCCTCCTCCCCCTGGCGGGACTGCTGTTCGCCGGGCTGATGCGTCGGCGCCGGTCCGGCCGCTCCGACTGA
- a CDS encoding RsmB/NOP family class I SAM-dependent RNA methyltransferase produces the protein MAPPSKSRRFARPSTKKKSSSPSSGKKKLTAAERERSTRPLREDLVLQACLEAYALVRHEGRLSDRALDFTLRRKANLYSSERRAVAERVYALLRRQRTVDFLLSRAHPRFDSVDATRQDVLRLATSRVLHGEPLADVARTSSLAPGDAQALSALPQAAAALEALPEKKRFPIAASLPDFLAERFLALYGKDAARAAEAMNERAPLTVRANLLKEDRDALAKRLAAAEVESKPTALSPMGLHLETRLNVFALECFREGFLEIQDEGSQLLGMLVDAPPTRVVDACAGAGGKTLQLAAQMKNRGDLHALDIDERRMEDLKKRARRAGVHNVRAQLIPAEGPEVDTALEALVGKADRVLVDAPCSGTGTFRRKPDARYRLTPEDLETHAARQKALLERFSRMVKPGGRLIYGTCSVLREENEAIVEDFLARHPEYSVRPVAELLGAELGAKLGPGPFLRLAPHTHGTDGFFAAVLVRAK, from the coding sequence ATGGCTCCCCCATCCAAGTCCCGCCGCTTCGCGCGGCCGTCCACGAAGAAGAAGTCCTCCTCCCCTTCGTCCGGAAAGAAGAAGCTCACGGCCGCCGAGCGCGAGCGCTCCACGCGTCCGCTGCGCGAGGACCTGGTGCTCCAGGCCTGCCTGGAGGCGTACGCGCTGGTGCGCCACGAAGGCCGGCTGTCGGACCGGGCGCTGGACTTCACCCTGCGCCGCAAGGCCAACCTCTACTCGTCGGAGCGCCGCGCCGTCGCCGAGCGCGTCTACGCCCTGCTGCGCCGCCAGCGCACCGTGGACTTCCTCCTGTCGCGCGCCCACCCGCGCTTCGACTCGGTGGACGCGACGCGGCAGGACGTGCTGCGCCTGGCCACCTCGCGCGTGCTGCACGGCGAGCCCCTCGCCGACGTGGCGCGCACCTCGTCCCTGGCGCCCGGTGACGCGCAGGCCCTGTCCGCCCTGCCCCAGGCCGCCGCGGCGCTGGAGGCCCTGCCGGAGAAGAAGCGCTTCCCCATCGCCGCGTCGCTGCCGGACTTCCTCGCTGAGCGCTTCCTCGCGCTGTACGGCAAGGACGCCGCCCGCGCCGCAGAGGCGATGAACGAGCGCGCCCCGCTCACCGTGCGCGCCAACCTCCTCAAGGAGGACCGGGACGCGCTGGCGAAGCGACTCGCCGCCGCGGAGGTGGAGTCGAAGCCCACGGCCCTGTCCCCCATGGGCCTGCACCTGGAGACCCGCCTCAACGTCTTCGCGCTGGAGTGCTTCCGCGAGGGCTTCCTGGAGATCCAGGACGAGGGCAGCCAGCTGCTCGGCATGCTGGTGGACGCGCCGCCCACGCGCGTCGTGGACGCGTGCGCGGGCGCGGGCGGCAAGACGCTCCAGCTGGCCGCGCAGATGAAGAACCGCGGCGACCTCCACGCGCTCGACATCGACGAGCGGCGGATGGAGGACCTCAAGAAGCGCGCGCGCCGCGCCGGGGTGCACAACGTGCGCGCCCAGCTCATCCCCGCGGAGGGGCCGGAGGTGGACACCGCGCTGGAGGCGCTGGTGGGCAAGGCGGACCGGGTGCTGGTGGACGCGCCGTGCAGCGGCACCGGGACGTTCCGCCGCAAGCCGGACGCGCGCTATCGCCTGACGCCGGAGGATTTGGAGACCCACGCCGCCCGGCAGAAGGCGCTCCTGGAGCGCTTCTCGCGGATGGTGAAGCCCGGCGGCCGGCTCATCTACGGCACGTGCAGCGTGCTGCGCGAGGAGAACGAGGCCATCGTCGAGGACTTCCTCGCCCGCCACCCCGAGTACAGCGTGCGCCCCGTGGCGGAGCTGTTGGGCGCGGAGCTGGGAGCAAAGCTCGGCCCTGGCCCGTTCCTCCGGCTGGCGCCCCACACCCACGGCACCGACGGCTTCTTCGCGGCCGTCCTCGTCCGGGCGAAGTAG
- a CDS encoding VTC domain-containing protein, whose translation MLSFAEGEVTRLRREFKLVLEEETALALCARLTRELEGQVPAPTRIVSVYFDRPGCPLASRALRTPEDCLKVRTKEYSPDVGAGGVERVVLEVKRERHGLTQKRRVWVPRSDLGRVLRGGARLLPLITGGSLQPVLAVTYQRHVYQASQAWRVTVDRDIGYHHVAPELAMSQLALTSERLGPPFFREGRVVVEVKHLGEELPDWLSSLNPGGAPTYSKFAEGMARAHAFAVDGVARG comes from the coding sequence ATGCTCTCGTTCGCCGAGGGGGAAGTGACCAGGCTCCGGCGTGAGTTCAAGCTGGTGCTGGAGGAGGAGACGGCGCTCGCGCTGTGCGCGCGCCTGACGCGGGAGTTGGAGGGACAGGTGCCCGCGCCCACGCGCATCGTGTCCGTCTATTTCGACCGGCCGGGCTGCCCTTTGGCGTCGCGCGCGCTGCGCACACCGGAGGACTGCCTCAAGGTCCGCACGAAGGAGTACTCACCGGACGTGGGCGCGGGGGGCGTGGAGCGCGTGGTGCTGGAGGTGAAGCGCGAGCGCCATGGCCTCACGCAGAAGCGGCGCGTCTGGGTGCCGCGCTCGGACCTGGGGCGCGTGCTCCGGGGCGGCGCGCGGCTGTTGCCGCTCATCACCGGAGGCAGCCTGCAGCCGGTGCTGGCGGTGACGTATCAGCGCCACGTGTATCAGGCGTCGCAGGCGTGGCGGGTGACGGTGGACCGGGACATCGGCTACCACCACGTTGCCCCGGAGCTGGCCATGTCCCAGCTTGCGCTGACGAGCGAACGGCTGGGGCCGCCCTTCTTCCGGGAGGGCCGCGTGGTGGTGGAGGTGAAGCACCTGGGGGAGGAGCTGCCCGATTGGCTGTCGTCGCTCAATCCGGGCGGCGCGCCGACGTACAGCAAGTTCGCAGAGGGGATGGCGAGGGCACATGCCTTCGCCGTGGATGGGGTCGCGAGGGGATAG
- a CDS encoding M61 family metallopeptidase produces MSPTVVRYRVSLPRPHTHLLEVEATFPEGEATLDARMPVWTPGSYLVREFARHVQDVTASTVDGTPLLVRRVDKQTWRVDAQGQAVTLRYRVYCNELTVRTSHVDGTHAYLNGACVFVYTDATRELEHHVTVDAPPGWTSFCALGQRDGAFVAKDYDTLVDSPIEVGPHTPLTFSVAGVSHEVVVWGDTPADPERLCSDFQRLCEVQARLFGGLPMSRYLFLLYLTDKGRGGLEHQSSTALLFPRTGLATGRGWEDLLTLAAHEYFHLWMVKRVKPRALVPFDYSKENYTALLWAFEGTTAYYDNLIVRRAGLMSAQRYLTRLGETLTALHSTPGRRTQTLAEASLVSWVKHYRPDENSPNSAISYYLKGEVVSALLDLELRRATRDARGLDDVMRLLWERHGDGSGVDEDGVEAAASEVAGVDLSAFFERALRTTEELDYSVLSHVGLEANFRPRESASDRGGTPPKGKATEARPKGWLGLTLKGSATVATVLDGSPAQDAGLYAEDDVVALDGWKADGAALVARCEDKRPGETVRVTVFRRDRLLEVPVVLGAKPAEAVWLSRVDRPTEAQKAAYQSWLGAPWDEAPGAA; encoded by the coding sequence ATGTCCCCCACCGTCGTCCGCTACCGCGTCAGCCTGCCCCGGCCCCACACCCACCTGCTGGAGGTGGAGGCCACCTTCCCCGAGGGTGAAGCCACCCTCGACGCGCGGATGCCGGTGTGGACGCCGGGCAGCTACCTGGTGCGCGAGTTCGCGCGGCACGTCCAGGACGTCACCGCGTCGACGGTGGACGGGACGCCCCTGCTGGTGCGACGGGTGGACAAGCAGACGTGGCGGGTGGACGCACAGGGCCAGGCCGTCACGCTGCGCTACCGCGTCTACTGCAACGAGCTGACGGTGCGCACCAGCCACGTGGACGGCACGCACGCGTACCTCAACGGCGCCTGCGTGTTCGTCTACACGGACGCGACGCGCGAGCTGGAGCATCACGTCACGGTGGACGCGCCCCCGGGCTGGACGTCGTTCTGCGCCCTGGGTCAGCGCGACGGGGCCTTCGTGGCGAAGGACTACGACACGCTGGTGGACAGCCCCATCGAGGTGGGCCCGCACACGCCGCTGACCTTCAGCGTGGCGGGCGTGTCCCACGAAGTCGTCGTCTGGGGCGACACGCCGGCGGACCCGGAGCGGCTGTGCTCGGACTTCCAGCGGCTGTGCGAGGTGCAGGCGCGGCTGTTCGGCGGGCTGCCCATGTCGCGCTACCTGTTCCTCCTGTACCTGACGGACAAGGGCCGCGGCGGCCTGGAGCACCAGTCCAGCACCGCCCTGCTCTTCCCGCGCACGGGCCTGGCCACGGGGCGCGGCTGGGAGGACCTCCTCACGCTGGCCGCGCACGAGTACTTCCACCTGTGGATGGTGAAGCGGGTGAAGCCCCGGGCGCTGGTGCCCTTCGACTACTCGAAGGAGAACTACACCGCGCTCCTGTGGGCCTTCGAGGGCACCACCGCGTACTACGACAACCTCATCGTCCGCCGCGCGGGGCTGATGTCCGCCCAGCGCTACCTCACGCGCCTGGGTGAGACGCTCACGGCGCTGCACTCCACGCCGGGCCGACGCACCCAGACGCTCGCGGAGGCGTCGCTGGTGAGCTGGGTGAAGCACTACCGGCCGGACGAGAACTCGCCCAACAGCGCCATCTCCTACTACCTGAAGGGCGAGGTGGTGTCGGCGCTGCTCGACCTCGAGCTTCGCCGCGCCACCCGCGACGCGCGCGGGCTGGATGACGTGATGCGGCTCTTGTGGGAGCGCCACGGCGACGGCTCCGGGGTGGACGAGGACGGCGTGGAGGCGGCCGCGAGCGAGGTGGCGGGCGTGGACCTGTCGGCCTTCTTCGAGCGGGCGCTGCGCACGACGGAGGAGCTGGACTACTCGGTCCTCTCGCACGTGGGCCTGGAGGCGAACTTCCGCCCGCGCGAGTCCGCCAGTGACAGGGGTGGCACGCCGCCCAAGGGCAAGGCCACGGAGGCGCGCCCCAAGGGCTGGCTGGGCCTGACCCTCAAGGGGAGCGCCACGGTGGCCACGGTGCTGGACGGCTCGCCGGCGCAGGACGCGGGGCTGTACGCGGAGGACGACGTGGTGGCGCTGGACGGCTGGAAGGCGGACGGCGCGGCCCTCGTCGCCCGGTGCGAGGACAAGCGCCCCGGCGAGACGGTGCGCGTGACGGTGTTCCGCCGGGACAGGCTCTTGGAGGTGCCCGTCGTGCTGGGCGCCAAGCCCGCGGAGGCGGTGTGGCTCTCGCGCGTGGACAGGCCCACCGAGGCCCAGAAGGCCGCGTACCAGTCCTGGCTCGGCGCCCCCTGGGACGAGGCCCCCGGCGCGGCATAG
- a CDS encoding DUF4956 domain-containing protein — MEASIPAFLESAKSELNSLSITVMLPRMLAAALIGTVLSLRPWRLIMRRALPKADMIQAQVLLCAAAAVITAVIGDSVAKAFGLVGLGGFVRFRSGLKDPRDAAILFLMIGLGMACGHGSLGLAGVGTVFVAALLFVLDLFNREAPSAPRQRLLVSAQADDLVGAEASLRSALGERNVMVKSCALDFDGRRLELEVEEPVPGSLTAALGRTEGMPLRGLRWTAVSPKGTREELT; from the coding sequence ATGGAGGCCTCCATTCCGGCGTTCCTCGAGAGCGCCAAGTCGGAGCTGAACAGCCTGTCCATCACCGTGATGCTGCCGCGGATGCTCGCGGCGGCGCTCATCGGCACGGTGCTGTCCCTGCGGCCCTGGCGGCTCATCATGCGCCGGGCGCTGCCGAAGGCGGACATGATTCAGGCGCAGGTGCTGCTGTGCGCGGCGGCGGCGGTCATCACCGCCGTCATCGGGGACAGCGTGGCCAAGGCCTTCGGCCTGGTGGGTCTGGGCGGCTTCGTGCGCTTCCGCTCCGGCCTCAAGGACCCGCGCGACGCGGCCATCCTGTTCCTGATGATTGGCCTGGGCATGGCGTGCGGCCACGGCAGCCTGGGGCTGGCGGGCGTGGGCACCGTGTTCGTGGCGGCGCTGCTGTTCGTGCTGGACCTGTTCAACCGCGAGGCGCCCTCGGCGCCGAGGCAGCGGCTGCTGGTGTCCGCCCAGGCCGATGACCTGGTGGGCGCGGAGGCGTCGCTGAGGAGCGCGCTCGGGGAGCGCAACGTGATGGTGAAGAGCTGCGCGCTCGACTTCGACGGGCGGCGGCTGGAACTGGAAGTGGAGGAGCCCGTGCCCGGCTCGCTGACGGCGGCGCTGGGACGGACGGAGGGCATGCCCCTGCGGGGGCTGCGGTGGACGGCGGTAAGCCCCAAGGGGACACGGGAGGAGCTGACATGA